The Bacteroidota bacterium genome window below encodes:
- a CDS encoding WecB/TagA/CpsF family glycosyltransferase, giving the protein MKSLNILGFNFLDLNYNEIISLLHEKISKRETFTFLNVNSHILIEAERNPRLKENLENLSAIFADGVGVYWASKFLYKDFKFKERLTGTDLYYKILSYAQKYDRKVFFFGGGEKAAEMLEQNIKKMYPNLKISGILQRETNFSDLTVAKIRSSNSDILFVGLGSPYQEDWLAKYSKQVNIPVQVAMGSGIEFLSGNYKRAPEFFQNIGLEWFYRFLNEPARLWKRYFIGNPKFILKIIFQKLNT; this is encoded by the coding sequence ATGAAGTCTCTGAATATACTGGGTTTCAATTTTCTTGATTTAAATTATAATGAAATAATTTCTCTGCTACATGAAAAAATTTCCAAGCGTGAAACATTTACATTCCTCAATGTTAATTCTCATATATTAATTGAAGCAGAAAGGAATCCGCGGTTAAAAGAAAATCTTGAAAACCTTTCCGCAATCTTTGCTGACGGAGTCGGAGTGTACTGGGCTTCAAAATTTCTTTACAAGGATTTTAAATTTAAGGAAAGATTAACCGGTACGGATTTATATTATAAAATACTTTCCTATGCTCAGAAATATGATCGCAAAGTGTTTTTTTTCGGTGGAGGAGAGAAGGCTGCAGAAATGCTGGAGCAAAATATAAAAAAGATGTACCCGAATTTAAAAATTAGCGGAATTTTACAGCGTGAAACTAATTTCTCTGATTTAACTGTTGCTAAGATTAGGTCTTCCAATTCCGATATTTTATTTGTAGGTTTAGGTTCGCCCTACCAGGAAGACTGGCTGGCAAAATACTCAAAGCAGGTTAATATCCCCGTCCAAGTAGCTATGGGCAGCGGAATAGAATTCTTATCAGGCAATTATAAACGCGCTCCGGAATTTTTTCAGAATATCGGGCTGGAATGGTTTTACCGTTTTCTTAATGAGCCCGCAAGATTATGGAAAAGATATTTTATAGGAAATCCTAAATTCATACTCAAAATAATTTTTCAAAAGTTAAATACATAA
- a CDS encoding class I SAM-dependent methyltransferase, whose amino-acid sequence MGYRIDRLNLSFKENGFLWTILYLLKRATHWKIFSDKLQSLESKKKYPGWNSVNQNKLTWNNWNWSELGEEWTKSEGWKDKLVNEIIIKLVPENSSIIEIGPGGGRWSEFLQKKASKLHLVDISEKCLELCEKRFGRNSVIDYNLIKDVKFNFAESNSIDVVFSYDVFVHIDKEQITDYFKEFERVLKNSGRIILHYSKVGDKFGEYRSRFTSYDMNELLKKLNLNLLTEYDVETLETNKGNFFEVIAVIGKNK is encoded by the coding sequence ATGGGATATAGAATTGACAGATTGAACTTATCATTTAAAGAAAACGGTTTCTTGTGGACGATACTTTATCTTCTAAAGCGAGCAACGCATTGGAAGATATTTTCGGATAAGCTTCAATCACTCGAAAGCAAAAAAAAATATCCCGGATGGAACAGTGTGAATCAAAATAAACTTACGTGGAATAACTGGAACTGGAGTGAACTTGGTGAGGAATGGACAAAATCGGAAGGCTGGAAAGATAAGCTTGTAAATGAAATCATAATAAAGCTTGTTCCTGAAAACTCATCAATTATTGAAATAGGTCCGGGAGGTGGCAGGTGGTCTGAGTTCCTTCAGAAGAAAGCTTCAAAACTTCATCTGGTGGATATTTCCGAAAAATGCCTTGAGTTGTGTGAAAAAAGATTCGGTAGAAATTCTGTTATAGATTATAATTTAATTAAGGATGTAAAATTTAATTTCGCCGAAAGTAATTCAATTGATGTAGTTTTCTCTTATGATGTATTTGTTCATATAGATAAAGAGCAGATAACGGATTATTTCAAAGAATTTGAAAGAGTGTTGAAAAATTCGGGAAGAATTATTTTACACTACAGTAAGGTAGGCGATAAGTTTGGAGAGTACCGAAGCAGGTTTACTTCCTATGATATGAATGAATTATTAAAAAAATTAAATCTGAATTTATTAACAGAGTACGATGTAGAAACTCTTGAGACAAATAAAGGTAATTTTTTCGAAGTTATAGCAGTAATAGGCAAGAATAAATAA
- a CDS encoding glycosyltransferase family 9 protein, which yields MKKVLLISTNALGDTYLTCAAFNSIKNHFEKVSIDIVSTESAKFILSEVGFDHLFLLKKKSFSEMHNMITQVRKTKYDFVFNFFPGQMNSSIFKLSNAVEKIGFTNFIRKKSWHNDDDALIIKSQPKEKRVWHPSDNYLHRISMSLKAAGIDGEVKKHVFNFDNIKENKYDVALHLFSFDENRKISNDSILEIVKELCVKQNQNVFLFGSEKEIIGLKELKNIKNLKLEVSPDIKKLVNNIKKSKLFVGVDSFPLHIADAHNIKTLGIFYYPNENSVFQNMENKYIFRVNDNKVNSGELVNFIKEKKLIDGI from the coding sequence TTGAAGAAAGTCCTTCTCATATCGACGAATGCTTTAGGTGATACATATCTGACATGCGCTGCATTTAATTCAATTAAAAATCATTTTGAAAAAGTCAGTATCGATATTGTTTCTACTGAAAGCGCAAAGTTTATTCTAAGCGAAGTAGGATTTGACCATCTTTTTTTGCTGAAGAAAAAATCTTTTTCTGAAATGCACAATATGATTACACAGGTGCGGAAAACGAAATACGATTTTGTGTTTAATTTTTTCCCAGGACAAATGAACTCTTCAATTTTTAAATTATCAAATGCTGTTGAGAAAATTGGCTTTACGAATTTCATAAGAAAGAAAAGCTGGCATAATGACGACGATGCTCTGATAATAAAATCACAGCCTAAAGAGAAAAGAGTCTGGCACCCATCAGATAATTATTTGCACAGAATAAGTATGTCACTGAAAGCCGCGGGGATAGACGGCGAAGTAAAGAAGCATGTTTTCAACTTCGATAATATAAAAGAAAACAAGTACGATGTGGCATTGCATTTATTTTCATTCGATGAAAACAGAAAAATCAGCAATGATTCCATTCTTGAAATTGTAAAGGAATTGTGTGTAAAACAAAATCAGAATGTTTTTCTGTTTGGAAGTGAAAAAGAAATTATAGGATTGAAGGAATTAAAAAATATTAAAAATTTGAAATTGGAAGTTTCCCCGGATATAAAAAAACTTGTGAACAATATTAAAAAATCAAAGTTGTTTGTAGGTGTAGATTCATTCCCGCTTCACATAGCTGACGCTCACAATATAAAAACACTTGGTATATTTTATTATCCGAATGAAAATTCTGTCTTCCAGAATATGGAGAACAAATACATTTTCAGAGTGAATGATAATAAAGTGAATTCAGGAGAATTAGTAAATTTTATAAAAGAAAAAAAACTTATTGATGGGATATAG
- a CDS encoding glycosyltransferase: MAKVSVLMTTYNNAEYLSSSIKSILSQSFKDFNFIIVDDGSTDNTKEVIGRFKDERIKYCKIQNSGLGAALNYGLKLCDTELVVRMDADDISVTDRIEKQYNFILKNKGVDILSCWYAAFENKKLLYTIKTPQNDADIKKRFALHSEVIHAGMMYKKDKIISSGGYKPIVFEDYELWLRIKDKVTFYNMQEVLLLVRYRKNSFSRENMKEKNKLVYSIQTPYYENDFGKIFKLDSIDEENEYRGWREYFYGDEKKAGGYWNKMKMENIIKPRILIAKIILLLPLKFILWFKENRIRFRLSYFLEYFSESNIKLRKILNEI, encoded by the coding sequence ATGGCAAAAGTTTCTGTTCTTATGACGACATATAACAACGCTGAGTATCTTTCTTCTTCAATAAAAAGCATACTCAGCCAGAGTTTTAAAGATTTTAATTTTATTATTGTTGATGACGGCTCTACGGATAATACTAAAGAAGTTATAGGGAGATTTAAAGATGAAAGAATAAAGTATTGTAAAATTCAAAACTCAGGACTTGGAGCAGCTCTAAATTACGGACTTAAGTTATGCGATACTGAGTTAGTAGTGAGAATGGATGCAGATGATATTTCTGTTACGGATAGAATTGAGAAACAATATAATTTTATTTTAAAAAATAAAGGTGTAGATATTCTTTCGTGCTGGTATGCGGCATTCGAAAACAAAAAATTACTTTACACAATTAAAACTCCTCAGAACGATGCGGATATAAAAAAAAGATTTGCACTTCATAGTGAGGTAATCCATGCAGGTATGATGTATAAGAAAGATAAAATTATTTCAAGCGGCGGTTACAAACCGATTGTATTTGAAGATTATGAACTCTGGCTGAGGATTAAAGATAAGGTAACTTTTTATAATATGCAGGAAGTTCTTTTGCTTGTTAGATACAGGAAGAATTCTTTTTCAAGAGAAAACATGAAGGAAAAGAACAAGCTTGTGTATTCTATACAGACTCCTTATTACGAAAATGATTTTGGAAAAATATTTAAGCTCGATTCCATTGACGAAGAAAATGAGTACCGGGGGTGGAGAGAGTATTTTTACGGTGATGAAAAAAAAGCGGGCGGTTACTGGAATAAAATGAAAATGGAAAATATAATTAAGCCAAGAATATTAATCGCAAAAATAATATTATTGTTACCATTGAAATTTATTCTGTGGTTTAAAGAAAACAGAATAAGATTCAGGCTGAGTTATTTTTTAGAATACTTCTCTGAGAGCAACATAAAACTCAGAAAAATTTTAAATGAAATCTGA
- a CDS encoding glycosyltransferase: protein MSVYNEERYVAAAIKSILNQTYPYFEFIIINDGSTDKSEDIIKSFNDERIVYKKIEKVNFSAALNYGLKIAKYDYVARMDADDVSVQDRFEKQIKYIVNNPEVNVLSSAYGLFKNESVSHLYHLPSQDKIIKEQLNVSSSVCHAGSLYLRNHILKYGGYNENLDCLEDIELWLRIRKDTVFHNLTSVLYLIRLKENSMSANEQKKPKEFFQKIYFKYFDGNYYSDINKSYADYAVLKFRFDSKEEFRKYVKQEKILFNPKVFLLYLWSYLPGNISTKDITQWWKWKMIELSTLFNKSKKKHNKLISSLSK from the coding sequence ATGAGTGTCTATAATGAGGAGAGATACGTAGCTGCTGCAATAAAAAGTATTCTGAATCAAACATATCCTTATTTTGAATTTATAATTATTAATGATGGTTCAACAGATAAGTCTGAAGATATTATTAAATCTTTTAATGACGAGAGAATTGTTTATAAAAAAATAGAAAAAGTAAATTTTTCTGCTGCGCTTAATTACGGATTGAAAATTGCAAAATATGATTACGTTGCAAGGATGGATGCCGATGATGTTTCTGTACAGGATAGATTTGAAAAACAGATTAAATATATTGTAAATAATCCGGAAGTAAATGTATTGTCTTCGGCGTATGGCCTTTTTAAAAATGAGAGTGTTTCTCATTTGTATCATCTGCCATCTCAGGATAAAATAATTAAAGAGCAGCTTAATGTTTCCAGTTCGGTGTGTCATGCCGGCTCACTCTATCTAAGAAATCATATATTGAAATATGGAGGATACAATGAAAACCTTGACTGCCTTGAAGATATAGAGCTGTGGCTGAGAATAAGAAAAGATACAGTCTTCCATAATCTTACGAGTGTATTATATTTGATTCGGCTGAAGGAAAATTCAATGAGTGCAAACGAACAAAAAAAGCCTAAAGAGTTTTTTCAAAAAATATATTTTAAATATTTTGATGGAAATTATTACAGCGATATAAATAAATCTTACGCCGACTATGCGGTTTTAAAATTCAGATTTGATTCTAAAGAAGAATTTAGAAAATATGTTAAGCAGGAAAAGATATTATTTAATCCTAAGGTTTTTTTGTTGTACTTATGGAGTTACCTGCCCGGCAATATATCAACAAAAGATATAACACAGTGGTGGAAATGGAAAATGATAGAACTTAGCACACTGTTTAATAAGAGCAAAAAGAAACACAATAAATTGATTTCAAGCTTAAGCAAATAG
- a CDS encoding glycosyltransferase family 4 protein: MKILYLGRYNELEELTGPEKVAKRIYEQSSKENETAFAEYFFDGSQYGIIKKIFGNEVVSKVSHIYRFGFLKFFTFLFKFRPEIIHIITFERFAVLAYFYKFFTGVKIVYNVHGVAVYENNNFKNVSASLKKKDMYCESKFIKSSDALLYLSEHQLKIAKEYYKIPDEKIKFINNGIDPEFKSTEIKSDNSELPSLVFIGDSERKDKDFNFLYEILDKVKEKCNLYVVGNFNPSIYKSTVGNITIISVRKMSKDLLISFLKDKDVFISSSFYDTFSIATAECMALGLAPIVTDNTGISKLITNGENGFVVKHGDKEDLSGKINLLLENKGVRTEISIRASKIYELLNWENIFSSYNQIYKSI, from the coding sequence GTGAAGATTTTATATTTAGGAAGATATAATGAGTTAGAGGAACTGACCGGCCCGGAGAAAGTCGCAAAGAGAATTTATGAACAGTCATCAAAAGAAAATGAAACAGCATTTGCAGAATATTTTTTTGATGGTTCACAATACGGGATTATAAAAAAAATATTTGGAAATGAAGTTGTAAGCAAAGTCTCACACATTTACAGATTTGGTTTCTTAAAATTTTTCACATTCCTGTTTAAATTCAGACCGGAAATTATTCACATAATTACGTTTGAAAGATTTGCTGTGCTTGCTTACTTTTATAAATTTTTTACCGGTGTCAAAATAGTGTATAACGTTCACGGAGTTGCGGTGTATGAAAACAATAATTTCAAAAATGTATCTGCATCTTTGAAAAAAAAAGATATGTACTGCGAGAGTAAATTTATAAAATCAAGTGATGCGTTGTTGTATTTATCTGAACATCAGTTGAAAATAGCTAAAGAATACTATAAAATACCGGATGAGAAAATAAAATTTATAAACAATGGTATAGATCCAGAATTTAAAAGCACGGAAATAAAATCAGACAATTCAGAATTGCCATCACTTGTATTTATTGGAGATAGTGAAAGGAAAGATAAGGATTTTAATTTTCTATATGAGATTCTTGATAAAGTGAAAGAAAAATGCAATTTGTATGTAGTGGGTAATTTTAACCCTTCAATTTATAAAAGCACTGTTGGTAATATCACTATCATTTCGGTCCGCAAAATGAGCAAAGATTTATTGATAAGCTTTTTAAAAGATAAAGACGTTTTTATTTCTTCCAGCTTCTATGATACATTTTCTATTGCGACTGCTGAATGTATGGCTTTGGGGTTAGCCCCTATAGTTACGGATAATACCGGTATATCCAAATTGATTACGAATGGTGAAAATGGATTTGTTGTAAAGCACGGCGATAAAGAAGATTTATCAGGTAAAATAAATTTACTCCTTGAAAACAAGGGCGTCAGAACTGAGATATCAATCCGCGCTTCCAAAATTTATGAATTACTGAACTGGGAAAATATTTTCTCCAGCTACAATCAGATTTATAAATCTATTTAA
- a CDS encoding oligosaccharide flippase family protein, which yields MYVARKFSPAEYGELIALIALSFIIVSFFDFGLPVYFQREVSRLQNIHSLYKTTLILYLILFPVYIGICFLYSHFFQSFNSILIFITIVVSSYLSLYTNVMSKIVSGLRDFKSQFYFLVLSRCFFLFFPIAYLFKKELTIESVAVVLLLSYFFNLILFYYYLKRNYFKSESGAVNFNLLGKIIKVSIPLGVIVLVNLLYDRIDVLLISKLLGFSDTGKYNIAYGLLKASTLSFSFILIEGFSKASYLSSKISSIKLFLRKYIIIIFSISCISALVLFFLPDFLVTFFYTTKYSNSIVLLKFLSFAVIPLALNNLTGITLNALGKFNFVLIATIVGLIVNVTLNVILIPSIGLIAACYATFFTEIVILIVESIFLFKVLNKK from the coding sequence ATGTATGTCGCGAGAAAATTTTCACCTGCAGAGTATGGAGAGCTTATTGCATTAATCGCATTATCATTTATTATTGTTTCTTTTTTTGATTTTGGATTGCCGGTTTACTTTCAGAGAGAAGTTTCCCGTTTACAAAACATACATTCGCTGTATAAAACTACGCTCATTTTATATTTAATTCTGTTTCCTGTATACATTGGAATATGTTTTTTATATTCGCACTTTTTCCAATCATTCAATTCAATTTTAATCTTTATAACAATTGTAGTATCCTCATATTTAAGCTTATATACAAATGTAATGAGTAAGATTGTTTCAGGCTTGCGTGATTTTAAATCTCAATTTTATTTTTTAGTATTATCACGCTGTTTCTTTTTGTTCTTCCCGATAGCTTATTTATTTAAAAAAGAACTGACAATTGAAAGCGTTGCAGTTGTATTACTTCTATCGTATTTTTTTAATCTAATACTTTTCTACTATTATCTTAAAAGAAATTATTTTAAAAGTGAATCAGGTGCAGTTAATTTTAATCTGCTTGGGAAAATAATCAAAGTTTCCATACCTTTAGGCGTTATTGTTCTTGTAAATTTATTGTATGACAGAATAGATGTTTTATTGATTTCTAAACTTTTAGGATTTTCCGATACAGGAAAATATAATATTGCGTATGGTCTGCTCAAAGCTTCAACGCTTTCGTTCTCGTTTATACTTATTGAAGGCTTCTCAAAAGCATCTTATCTTAGTTCAAAAATATCTTCGATAAAACTTTTTCTCAGAAAATATATTATCATAATTTTTTCGATTAGTTGTATTTCAGCCTTAGTATTATTCTTTCTCCCTGATTTTCTTGTCACATTTTTTTATACAACTAAATATTCAAACTCAATAGTTCTCTTAAAGTTTCTAAGTTTTGCAGTTATACCGCTGGCATTAAATAATCTTACTGGCATTACTCTTAACGCTCTGGGGAAATTTAATTTTGTTTTAATTGCTACTATCGTCGGGTTAATAGTTAATGTAACTCTTAATGTTATTCTTATACCGAGTATTGGTCTGATAGCAGCGTGCTACGCTACATTTTTTACGGAGATAGTAATTTTAATAGTTGAAAGTATTTTTCTTTTTAAAGTACTGAATAAAAAGTGA
- a CDS encoding N-acetyltransferase, which yields MGNKNIKNVNLGKDVIIYDFVNLYGCSIGDNTKIGTFVEVQKNSSIGKNCKISSHTFICEGVEIEDNVFVGHNVTFINDRFPRAVTSEGNMQTDNDWKLEKTLVKNGASIGSSATIMCGVTIGENAVVGAGSVVTRDVESNCVVAGNPAKEIKKV from the coding sequence ATGGGAAATAAAAATATAAAAAATGTGAACTTGGGAAAAGATGTCATCATTTATGATTTTGTAAATCTATACGGATGTTCAATCGGAGATAATACTAAGATCGGTACATTTGTAGAGGTTCAAAAAAATTCTTCCATTGGTAAAAATTGTAAAATATCTTCCCATACTTTTATCTGTGAAGGTGTAGAAATTGAAGATAACGTTTTTGTGGGACATAACGTTACATTTATTAATGATAGATTTCCAAGAGCTGTCACATCAGAAGGCAATATGCAGACCGATAACGATTGGAAGCTTGAAAAAACACTTGTAAAAAACGGCGCTTCAATTGGTTCATCAGCGACTATAATGTGTGGTGTAACTATAGGGGAAAATGCAGTCGTTGGGGCGGGGTCAGTTGTGACCCGAGATGTTGAGTCAAATTGTGTTGTGGCAGGTAATCCTGCAAAAGAAATAAAAAAAGTTTAG
- a CDS encoding Gfo/Idh/MocA family oxidoreductase has translation MDIAIIGLGYWGPNLVRNFSAIKEVNKIICCDNNQKRLARIKLSFPMVETVSDFDQLLKNYKFDALIISTPVGSHYKFAKAALNAGKHVWVEKPFTGSSKNAEDLINISEKKNLKIFVDHTFIYTGAVRKIKEIVDKGELGDVIYFDSVRINLGLFQHDVNVLWDLACHDLSIMSYILPDNKITGIAANGIANFYDHENLAYLSVYFENNCFAHIHSNWTSPVKIRRTIVGGKKKMLVFDDMENVEKIRVYDSGVLMRKDEEDSIHEALVQYRIGDMYSPKVAQVEALASASREFINSINEDRLPLTNAYDGLKIVKILEAADKSIKERGKIMEFNGK, from the coding sequence ATGGATATAGCTATTATTGGTCTTGGATACTGGGGTCCTAATTTAGTGAGAAATTTTTCTGCTATTAAAGAAGTCAATAAAATTATTTGCTGCGATAATAATCAAAAACGTCTTGCAAGAATAAAGCTGTCATTTCCAATGGTTGAAACTGTAAGTGATTTTGATCAGCTGTTAAAAAATTACAAATTTGATGCGTTGATAATTTCGACTCCTGTTGGAAGTCATTATAAGTTTGCAAAAGCTGCTTTGAATGCAGGGAAACATGTGTGGGTTGAAAAACCTTTCACTGGTTCTTCAAAAAATGCAGAGGATTTAATAAACATCAGTGAGAAAAAAAACTTAAAGATATTTGTTGACCACACTTTTATTTATACAGGCGCTGTAAGAAAAATTAAAGAAATTGTAGATAAAGGAGAGCTTGGTGATGTTATCTATTTCGATTCAGTGAGAATTAATTTAGGACTGTTTCAGCATGATGTAAATGTGCTTTGGGATTTAGCCTGTCATGATTTATCCATTATGAGCTACATACTTCCTGATAATAAAATAACCGGGATAGCGGCAAATGGTATTGCAAATTTTTATGACCACGAAAACCTGGCATATCTTTCAGTCTATTTCGAAAATAATTGTTTTGCGCATATTCATTCCAACTGGACTTCACCTGTTAAAATCAGAAGAACCATTGTTGGAGGGAAAAAGAAGATGCTGGTCTTTGATGATATGGAGAACGTTGAAAAAATTCGTGTCTATGATTCAGGTGTTCTTATGAGAAAAGATGAAGAGGATAGTATTCATGAAGCCTTGGTACAGTATAGAATAGGTGATATGTATTCTCCGAAAGTTGCACAAGTGGAAGCACTAGCATCAGCTTCAAGGGAGTTTATCAATTCAATAAATGAAGACAGGTTACCTCTTACTAATGCCTATGACGGTTTAAAGATTGTAAAAATTCTTGAAGCTGCCGATAAATCAATTAAAGAACGCGGCAAGATAATGGAGTTCAATGGGAAATAA
- a CDS encoding sugar transferase: protein MIKYPKYKYFYALADFVIICVSFIASEYISERIFHKRILADVDLPTTHLINILFSLFLIFIFQNNNLYKINIFLSRSSQLVSIIKSFLYGGLILILISFFLQLDIVLGSRTVAVTFLILGISAVTFLRVVIFRPLYSYFTRNKLIKRNVLIVGAGKSGQLLAEKILFENFYGINIVGFIDKETTVGDFVFGNIRSLGPINDIKKIVQKTKIDEVIIATDDIDYEKLLQIIDYCQVLQLNVKLSSELFRIIPEKIVIESYSGMPLIDLSEKVNKNFNLIFKRCFDFFCSVVGIVLLSPFLAFIAAAIKISSKGSVLYRQERIGKGGKKFNLYKFRSMVDSSEIDEEHKKRVHEFILSSTETGKKFTKVINENRVTSLGKLLRRTSLDELPQLFNVIKGDMSLVGPRPCLPYEYEMFDEWHKRRHSVLPGCTGVWQINGRGSVSFKDSIILDLYYVNNVTPWLDLQLIFKTFPVMVTGKGAK from the coding sequence TTGATAAAATATCCCAAATATAAATATTTTTACGCTCTTGCTGATTTTGTAATTATTTGTGTTTCATTCATTGCATCTGAGTATATTTCAGAAAGAATATTCCACAAAAGAATTTTGGCAGATGTTGACTTACCCACAACCCATCTTATAAATATTTTATTTTCCTTATTCCTGATTTTTATTTTCCAGAACAATAATCTTTATAAGATTAATATTTTCCTTTCCCGTTCATCGCAGCTGGTTTCAATCATCAAATCTTTTTTATATGGCGGTTTAATTCTAATACTCATCTCGTTTTTTTTGCAGTTAGATATTGTACTCGGTTCCAGAACGGTTGCAGTGACTTTTTTAATATTAGGTATTTCAGCAGTAACGTTCTTAAGAGTTGTAATATTCAGACCTCTTTATTCGTATTTTACCCGAAATAAATTAATTAAAAGAAATGTGCTGATTGTAGGCGCAGGGAAATCCGGACAGCTGCTTGCAGAAAAAATATTGTTCGAAAATTTCTATGGAATAAATATAGTAGGCTTTATTGATAAAGAAACTACTGTGGGGGATTTTGTATTCGGGAATATACGTTCTCTTGGTCCAATCAATGATATAAAAAAAATAGTACAAAAAACAAAAATTGATGAAGTAATAATTGCCACCGATGATATCGATTATGAGAAGCTGTTACAAATTATAGATTATTGCCAGGTATTACAGTTGAATGTTAAGCTGTCTTCTGAACTGTTTAGAATTATTCCTGAAAAGATCGTAATCGAATCTTACTCAGGTATGCCTTTAATAGATTTATCAGAGAAGGTAAATAAAAACTTTAATCTTATTTTTAAAAGGTGTTTTGATTTCTTCTGTTCAGTTGTAGGAATAGTATTGCTCTCACCTTTTCTGGCGTTTATTGCAGCTGCCATAAAAATTTCATCAAAAGGAAGTGTGCTTTACAGACAGGAAAGAATCGGTAAGGGTGGTAAAAAATTTAATTTATACAAATTCCGCTCAATGGTAGATTCATCTGAAATTGATGAGGAACATAAAAAAAGAGTGCATGAATTTATACTAAGCAGTACTGAGACCGGAAAAAAGTTTACCAAAGTAATTAATGAAAACAGAGTTACATCACTTGGAAAATTATTAAGGAGAACATCACTTGATGAACTTCCTCAATTATTTAATGTAATTAAAGGCGATATGAGTTTAGTCGGACCTCGTCCTTGCCTGCCGTATGAATATGAAATGTTCGATGAATGGCATAAAAGAAGGCATTCAGTTCTTCCCGGATGTACAGGTGTGTGGCAGATTAATGGAAGGGGAAGTGTATCTTTTAAAGATTCTATAATTTTGGATTTATACTATGTCAATAATGTTACACCTTGGCTTGATCTTCAATTAATTTTTAAAACTTTCCCTGTAATGGTAACAGGTAAAGGTGCAAAATAA
- a CDS encoding glycosyltransferase family 4 protein: MPDSPGKHVLLVVENCSVPDDQRVWKEAKAVKEMGFDVSIISPKDAKSDKENFVVIDDIWIYRYKQLVTGTGFISYFIEYLNYLARTFVLVLKINFNKRVNVFHSANPPDLFFLIFIFFKPFGAKYIFDVHDLFVNAFESKYTNKKSSVKNFLIGLLSFVEKLNLKFTDYIVVTNQSYKEYLIEKYRINPAKIFIVRNAPELDNRLDFAPDVNLKQGRNNLLIFFGMMGEDDGVDVILKACHYLITEKNFTDFYCCLIGPDNIERSPYIKELKKIYRELNLHDNVKFTGYLSWDEIHTHLNTADVGLSPDLYTQQNNISTMIKIMEYMSHGLPILSFKLKENIYSAGEAALYCDTYDYKEFAEKILIMVNDSQLLKEKSKIGLERYKSTFNWQNSKYNLVSLYKNFI; this comes from the coding sequence ATGCCGGACTCTCCTGGTAAACACGTACTTTTAGTTGTAGAAAATTGCTCCGTACCCGATGATCAGCGTGTCTGGAAAGAGGCAAAAGCTGTGAAGGAGATGGGATTTGATGTAAGCATAATTTCACCCAAAGATGCCAAAAGCGATAAAGAAAATTTTGTTGTAATTGATGACATTTGGATTTACAGATATAAGCAACTTGTAACAGGAACCGGATTTATTTCATACTTTATAGAGTATTTAAATTATCTTGCGAGAACATTTGTTTTAGTTTTAAAAATCAATTTTAATAAAAGAGTAAATGTGTTCCATTCAGCAAATCCTCCTGATTTATTTTTTTTGATTTTTATTTTCTTTAAACCATTCGGAGCTAAGTATATCTTTGATGTTCATGATTTGTTTGTAAATGCATTTGAATCTAAATATACAAATAAGAAATCTTCTGTTAAAAATTTTCTGATAGGATTATTATCGTTTGTAGAAAAATTGAATTTGAAATTTACAGATTACATTGTTGTCACCAATCAGTCATATAAAGAATATTTGATTGAAAAATACAGAATAAATCCTGCTAAAATATTTATAGTAAGAAACGCACCGGAACTTGATAACAGGTTAGATTTTGCTCCTGATGTTAATTTAAAACAGGGTAGAAATAATTTGCTTATATTTTTTGGAATGATGGGAGAGGATGACGGAGTTGATGTAATTTTAAAAGCGTGTCACTATTTAATAACTGAAAAAAATTTCACAGATTTTTATTGTTGTCTTATAGGACCTGATAATATCGAACGCAGTCCTTACATTAAAGAGCTGAAAAAAATATATAGAGAGTTAAATCTTCATGACAATGTTAAGTTTACCGGATATTTATCATGGGATGAAATTCATACTCATTTGAATACGGCAGATGTAGGTCTTTCGCCGGACCTTTACACACAGCAGAACAATATTTCTACTATGATAAAAATTATGGAATATATGTCCCACGGTCTTCCAATCTTATCTTTTAAACTTAAAGAAAACATTTATTCCGCGGGTGAGGCAGCTCTTTACTGTGATACCTATGATTACAAGGAATTTGCAGAAAAGATTTTAATAATGGTCAATGACAGTCAACTATTAAAAGAAAAATCTAAAATAGGTTTAGAACGATATAAAAGCACTTTCAATTGGCAAAATTCTAAATATAATTTAGTAAGTTTGTATAAAAATTTCATATAA